AAGTCCCTCGATGGCATCATACACCGTTTCAATGGGGAAATTCTTGTTGGGAGGGAAAACCTCCAGCGAGAACACCGTCCTGCCGGGTGTGTATAAGTCTTTAATTTTCATCTTTTTGTTCCTTTATGTCACTCGTTGTCTTCTGTGAATGTTTATCTTACCGTACTGCCGTTTGGTGTATCTTTATCAAGGAATACGACCTGTACTTTTTCTCCTGCGTCACAGGCAAGGAGCATACCGTTGCTTTCTTCACCGCAGAGCTTTGCGGGGGCAAGATTTGCAACGAATATAATTTTCTTTCCGATAAGTTCCTCGGGAGTGTAGTATTCGGCAATGCCCGATACTATCTGTCTGCCGCCTCTTGCATCGTCCACCTGAATTTTAAGCAGCTTCTTTGACTTCTTTATCTTTTCGCAGGCTGTAATCTCGCCTGTTCTGAGCTTGACCTTTGCAAAGTCGTCTATAGAGATTATTCCTGCCTTGTCAAGATCCTCGTCCTCCTTGATTACGGTCTTGGGCTTCATAAGGCGTTCAAGTTCTGTAATCTCGCTCTTTATGTCGATTCTGGGGAAGAGAACTCTGCCCTTCTTTACCGTAACGTCTGCACGCAGAACGCCGAATGTGCCGAGCTTGTCGAAAGCGGTATCTTCTGCACCTGCGCCTATCTGCTCCCATACCTCAGGCATTGTAGCGGGCATAAAGGGGCTGAGCAGTGCAGAGCAGATACGAATAGTTTCAAGCAGGTTATAGAGTACGGTCGCAAGACGGGCGTTGTTGCTTTCGTCCTTTGCAAGTACCCACGGTGCTGTTTCGTCGATATACTTGTTGGCACGGGAGATTACCTTGAATATTTCCTCAAGCGCCTTTGAGTGCTGAGCCTGCTCGATAAGGGGAGTAACCGTATCGCACAGTGACTGAGCCATACCGATAAGCTGATCGTCAAGATCATCGGATACTCTGTCTGTGGGCAGTGTTCCACCGAAATACTTGTCTGCCATTGCTACTGTTCTTGAAACAAGGTTTCCGAGATCGTTTGCAAGGTCTGCGTTTATTCTTGTGAGCATAAGCTCGTTTGTGAAGTTGCAGTCACTGCCGTATGGCATATCACGCAGTATCTGATAACGTACAGCGTCAACGCCGTAACGCTCGCAAAGCACAAACGGGTCTACAACGTTGCCCTTTGACTTGCTCATCTTGTCGCCGTTGAAATTTATCCAGCCGTGACCGTAAAGGTGCTTGGGCAGGGGCAGATCGAGCATCATAAGGATTATAGGCCATACGATAGAGTGGAAACGTACAATTTCCTTAGCGGTCATGTGCATATCTGCGGGCCAGTATTTTTCAAAATCATTGTACTTTTCGTTGCCGTAGCCGAGCGCACTGATATAGTTTGAAAGTGCGTCTACCCATACATAAACAACGTGCTTGCTGTCAAAATCAACGGGTATGCCCCAGGTAAAGCTGGTTCTTGATACGCACAGATCCTCAAGGCCCGGCTTTATGAAGTTGTTTACCATTTCGTTTACACGGCTCTTAGGCTGTAAATAGTCGGTTTCGGTAAGGAACTTTTCAATCTTGTCGGCAAAATCGGAAAGGCGGAGGAAGTATGCTTCTTCGTTTGCTTCTTTTACCTCACGTCCGCAGTCGGGACACTTTCCGTCTACAAGCTGGCTCTCTGTCCAGAAGCTCTCGCACGGTGTGCAGTATTTTCCCTTGTAGGTGCCTTTATAGATGTAGCCCTTTTCGTACAGCTTCTTAAATATCTTCTGTACGGTTTCTATATGATAGTCGTCCGTTGTTCTGATGAAACGGTCATAGCTTATGTGCATTGTTTCCCAAAGACGCTTGAAGTTGGCCACTATCTCGTCAACGTATTCCTTGGGGGTAACACCCTTTTCGGCGGCTTTAAGCTCTATCTTCTGACCGTGCTCGTCCGTGCCTGTAAGGAACATTACGTCATAGCCCTGCATTCTCTTGAAGCGTGCTATCGTGTCACACGCAACCGTTGTGTAACAGTGACCTATGTGGGGATTACCGGAGGGGTAATATATCGGTGTGGTTAAATAATATGTCTTGTTCATTCTATTTTCTCCTTGTTTTTAAGTGATATTCTGTCCGTGTTTTTTTACATTCGTGCAGTACCGCACATTCGGCACATATTGCACATTCGTGCATACACACCGTTCTTTGCGTTTTTAATTTTCAGGATCATAAGAATCAGTCCTTCCGAATGTAATTTATATGTTTATTATGGTACAGGTCATAAGTCCCTGATGTCCATACATAAATTTTAGTATACCACTATTTAGTCGGTTTTGCAATAACGCAAAAATTTTTGATGTAATTTTTACATTTTGTCTAAAAAACCCTTGATTTTTTTCGGTTTTTCTAGTAAAATATATTTGGTGTATTATTTTCGGCCGTTTTATGCCTTTTTCCGAGACTTTTCACAGGCTGATTCAAAGATACAATTATAAGAGTAATTTCCGCATACAAGGCAGTTACAGGGTTATAGCCTTCGGCGGACACAGGAGCAAACCATTTTTAAGATAAAAGAGGTAAGAAAATGTCAAACAGATTATTTCAGGGCGTAGTTCATCAGATGAGAGATACTATCGGTCGTGTTATCGGTGTTATCGATGAAAACAGTACGATAGTCGCTTGCAGTGAGCTTTCCAGGATAGGAACAAACAGCGACTTCTTTACAATTGAGCTTGGTGACTCACATGATGTGTTCATCCGTGACGGCTATACATACAAGCCCTTCGGCGTTCATGTAAAGCCCGATTATGCGGTATTCATCGAAGGTACGGACGATCAGGCGGCAAAGTATGCGTCTATCCTTGCTATCTCACTGTCAAGCATCAAGCAGTACTATGACGAGAAATATGACAGAAACAACTTCGTGAAGAATATTATCCTTGATAATGTTCTTCCCGGCGATATAACGCTCAAGGCAAGAGAGCTTCACTTCAATGCGGATATAAGCCGTGTTGTATTCCTTATAAGTATCGTTTCCGCAAACGAGGTTTCGGCTTATGACGTAATACAGAACCTGTTCCCCGATAAGAACAAGGACTTCGTGTTCAATATCACAGAAACCGAAATCGTTCTTGTTAAGGAAATAAAGGCAGGCATAGACAACAAGGACCTCGAAAAGCTCGCACGCTCCATCTCGGATACGCTTTCGGGCGAGTTCTTCACAAAGGTAAACGTAGGTATCGGTACTCCCGTTACAGGCATAAAGGATCTTGCCCGTTCCTTCAAGGAAGCACAGATAGCTATTGAGGTAGGTAAGGTGTTCGATACGGACAAGACTATCGTAAGCTACGATAACCTCGGTATCGCCCGTCTTATTTATCACCTGCCCACGACCCTGTGCGAAACATTCCTGAAGGAAGTTTTCAAGAAGGGTTCAATAGAGTCGCTTGACCACGAAACGTTATTCACGATACAGAGATTCTTCGAGAATAACCTCAACGTTTCCGAAACGTCAAGAAAGCTCTTTGTACACAGAAATACACTGGTTTACAGACTGGATAAGATAAAGAAACTCACAGGTCTTGATTTAAGAGAGTTCGATCACGCTATCATCTTCAAGATCGCTCTTATGGTCAAGAAATACCTTGCCGCAGATCCCGTCAAATTCTAATGC
This window of the [Eubacterium] siraeum genome carries:
- a CDS encoding helix-turn-helix domain-containing protein, with the translated sequence MSNRLFQGVVHQMRDTIGRVIGVIDENSTIVACSELSRIGTNSDFFTIELGDSHDVFIRDGYTYKPFGVHVKPDYAVFIEGTDDQAAKYASILAISLSSIKQYYDEKYDRNNFVKNIILDNVLPGDITLKARELHFNADISRVVFLISIVSANEVSAYDVIQNLFPDKNKDFVFNITETEIVLVKEIKAGIDNKDLEKLARSISDTLSGEFFTKVNVGIGTPVTGIKDLARSFKEAQIAIEVGKVFDTDKTIVSYDNLGIARLIYHLPTTLCETFLKEVFKKGSIESLDHETLFTIQRFFENNLNVSETSRKLFVHRNTLVYRLDKIKKLTGLDLREFDHAIIFKIALMVKKYLAADPVKF
- the metG gene encoding methionine--tRNA ligase; translation: MNKTYYLTTPIYYPSGNPHIGHCYTTVACDTIARFKRMQGYDVMFLTGTDEHGQKIELKAAEKGVTPKEYVDEIVANFKRLWETMHISYDRFIRTTDDYHIETVQKIFKKLYEKGYIYKGTYKGKYCTPCESFWTESQLVDGKCPDCGREVKEANEEAYFLRLSDFADKIEKFLTETDYLQPKSRVNEMVNNFIKPGLEDLCVSRTSFTWGIPVDFDSKHVVYVWVDALSNYISALGYGNEKYNDFEKYWPADMHMTAKEIVRFHSIVWPIILMMLDLPLPKHLYGHGWINFNGDKMSKSKGNVVDPFVLCERYGVDAVRYQILRDMPYGSDCNFTNELMLTRINADLANDLGNLVSRTVAMADKYFGGTLPTDRVSDDLDDQLIGMAQSLCDTVTPLIEQAQHSKALEEIFKVISRANKYIDETAPWVLAKDESNNARLATVLYNLLETIRICSALLSPFMPATMPEVWEQIGAGAEDTAFDKLGTFGVLRADVTVKKGRVLFPRIDIKSEITELERLMKPKTVIKEDEDLDKAGIISIDDFAKVKLRTGEITACEKIKKSKKLLKIQVDDARGGRQIVSGIAEYYTPEELIGKKIIFVANLAPAKLCGEESNGMLLACDAGEKVQVVFLDKDTPNGSTVR